One Cyclopterus lumpus isolate fCycLum1 chromosome 7, fCycLum1.pri, whole genome shotgun sequence DNA window includes the following coding sequences:
- the LOC117733972 gene encoding transcription factor-like 5 protein — MSSFPSACTTLHVSPSSREHTCDPGGVILSQGACLTIDHGQILGPELGLMEMSEVEYTHLQHLIQVHMEAHAAPPDVPDGRSHPDSPVMPTQAIDLSTSTDEHYLVMPGEKTPASHGEVPGFVLARVRGQDSPTELRADCSTSSQMRSRSSARVCLEKRFNSLSADTPRPQDIQSAVLSNFLTMLQQSAEAQEATIHPQMHKWIKTDRANPFEVSSPHAVTNMCEQVIGHNPHMVEPYKHQGLIMPKSFSFNFRPERIVTTAHYTSGSNSTEEQHLVNIENDDVATPAAFKKHGSTHGSRHRRSASAGPGSAGESGSSTSRRPQSHMSLIQRRERHNSKERERRKRIRLYCDELNMLVPFCESDTDKVTTLQWTTAFLGYIKKTYGDTFKEEFQTAFADGKGHFLKSGPSSGPDPIHREMDEILSIPLAVEQ; from the exons ATGTCATCGTTCCCCTCGGCCTGTACAACCCTCCATGTATCACCTTCGTCCAGAGAACACACCTGTGACCCCGGCGGGGTGATTTTGAGCCAAGGTGCATGTTTGACAATTGATCATGGGCAGATCCTGGGACCCGAGCTCGGTCTGATGGAGATGTCCGAGGTTGAATATACACACCTCCAGCACCTCATCCAGGTACACATGGAGGCACACGCAGCCCCTCCAGATGTGCCCGACGGCAGGTCTCACCCCGATTCCCCCGTCATGCCCACTCAAGCTATCGACCTGTCGACTTCAACTGATGAACACTATCTGGTGATGCCAGGAGAGAAGACACCGGCTTCTCACGGTGAGGTGCCGGGTTTTGTGCTGGCCAGAGTCCGAGGGCAGGACAGCCCGACCGAACTACGGGCCGACTGCAGCACATCTTCACAGATGCGATCCAGATCGTCCGCCAGAGTTTGCTTGGAGAAAAGGTTTAACAGCCTGTCTGCCGACACCCCGAGACCGCAAGATATCCAGTCTGCAGTTCTCAGCAA ttttttgaCAATGCTTCAGCAGTCTGCGGAGGCTCAAGAGGCGACCATTCACCCTCAAATGCACAAGTGGATAAAAACTGACAGAGCGAATCCGTTTGAGGTTTCCAGCCCACACGCAGTCACCAACATGTGTGAACAa GTGATTGGCCATAATCCTCATATGGTTGAACCGTACAAGCATCAGGGTTTAATCATGCCCAAGAGTTTCTCATTTAACTTCCGCCCGGAGAGGATTGTCACGACAGCTCACTATACAAGTGGCAGCAACTCAACGGAGGAGCAGCATTTGGTGAACATAGAAA ATGACGACGTGGCGACACCAGCTGCCTTCAAGAAGCACGGTAGCACCCACGGCTCTCGACACCGCAGGTCTGCTTCAGCTGGCCCAGGCTCAGCTGGGGAATCAGGGAGCAGCACCTCGAGAAGACCTCAATCTCATATGTCACTGATCCAGCGCAGGGAGAGGCACAACAGTAAGGAGAGGGAACGCAG GAAGAGGATCCGTTTGTACTGCGACGAGCTGAACATGCTGGTGCCATTTTGTGAGTCGGATACAGACAAAGTCACCACCCTGCAGTGGACCACCGCCTTCCTCGGATACATCAAGAAAACCTACGGAGACACCTTCAAAGAA